One segment of Anatilimnocola aggregata DNA contains the following:
- a CDS encoding HAD family hydrolase, translating to MPAIRGVIFDLDGTLVDSRLDFDLMREEMQLPPEMAILEALTKLPPDHAARCKEILDRHEREGAARSQLLPGVADLLHAVKVRQWHQAIVTRNSRPVTEATLRGVGLHFPQVITRDDGPVKPHPWPIEKICREWQVHPAEVVMIGDYRFDIECGRAAGARTVLLTGEVDPHTYENREGADLVLRSLAEPTLLLDWLESL from the coding sequence GTGCCGGCAATTCGTGGTGTGATTTTCGATCTCGATGGCACGCTTGTCGACTCGCGGCTCGATTTCGATCTGATGCGCGAAGAAATGCAGTTACCGCCAGAGATGGCGATTCTCGAAGCGCTCACAAAATTACCCCCAGATCATGCGGCCCGTTGTAAGGAAATTCTCGACCGGCACGAACGCGAGGGTGCAGCCCGCTCTCAGTTGCTGCCCGGCGTCGCGGACCTGCTCCATGCCGTGAAAGTGCGGCAATGGCACCAGGCCATCGTCACCCGCAACAGCCGGCCGGTGACCGAGGCAACCCTGCGCGGGGTGGGACTCCACTTTCCGCAGGTCATCACCCGCGACGATGGTCCCGTGAAACCACATCCGTGGCCCATCGAAAAAATCTGCCGCGAGTGGCAGGTGCACCCCGCAGAAGTTGTGATGATCGGCGACTATCGCTTCGATATTGAGTGCGGCCGTGCCGCCGGCGCGCGAACCGTGTTGCTCACGGGCGAAGTCGATCCGCACACTTACGAAAATCGCGAAGGAGCGGACCTCGTGCTGCGCTCGCTCGCTGAACCCACCTTGCTGCTCGACTGGCTGGAGTCGT
- a CDS encoding UDP-glucuronic acid decarboxylase family protein, which produces MIKRILVTGGAGFLGSHLCERLVELGHDVICLDNFFTSQKSNITHLLGRTNFDLIRHDVTLPFWLEVDEIYNLACPAAPGHYQFNPIKTLKTSVMGAINVLGMARRCRAKVLQASTSEVYGDPEVHPQREDYRGSVNPIGPRACYDEGKRAAEALFMDYHRVNRINIRIVRIFNTYGPRMHPFDGRVVSNFIRQALQGEDITLFGNGQQTRSFCYRDDLIDGMIRMMEGPDDFIGPVNLGNPDEFTVRELAELVLQLTGSTSKIIHEPLPADDPTRRRPDIGLALAKLGWQPTISLREGLQKTIEWFRNIDLTHYRPPTPNY; this is translated from the coding sequence ATGATTAAGCGCATTCTCGTCACTGGTGGGGCTGGGTTTCTCGGTTCGCATTTATGCGAACGGCTGGTGGAACTCGGCCACGATGTCATCTGCCTCGATAACTTCTTTACGAGCCAGAAGAGCAACATCACGCACCTGCTCGGGCGAACCAACTTCGACCTGATCCGGCACGATGTCACCTTGCCGTTCTGGCTCGAGGTCGACGAAATTTACAACCTTGCCTGCCCCGCCGCACCGGGACACTATCAGTTCAATCCCATCAAGACACTGAAGACATCCGTGATGGGGGCGATCAACGTTCTCGGCATGGCTCGACGTTGTCGGGCCAAAGTGCTGCAAGCTTCGACCAGCGAAGTCTATGGCGACCCTGAAGTACATCCCCAGCGCGAAGATTATCGCGGCAGTGTGAACCCCATCGGTCCGCGCGCTTGTTACGACGAAGGCAAACGAGCCGCCGAAGCGCTGTTCATGGACTATCACCGTGTGAACCGCATCAACATTCGCATTGTTCGCATCTTTAACACCTACGGCCCGCGGATGCACCCGTTCGATGGCCGCGTCGTCTCGAACTTCATCCGCCAGGCGCTGCAGGGCGAAGACATTACCCTCTTTGGCAATGGCCAGCAGACCCGCTCGTTCTGCTATCGCGACGACCTGATCGACGGCATGATCCGCATGATGGAAGGCCCCGACGATTTCATCGGCCCGGTCAACCTCGGCAACCCCGACGAGTTCACCGTTCGCGAACTGGCCGAACTGGTGCTGCAACTCACCGGCTCGACTTCCAAAATCATTCACGAACCCCTGCCTGCCGACGATCCAACCCGCCGCCGCCCCGACATCGGGCTGGCCCTCGCCAAACTCGGCTGGCAACCCACCATCAGCCTGCGCGAAGGTCTGCAAAAGACCATCGAATGGTTCCGCAACATCGACCTGACCCACTACCGCCCGCCGACACCGAACTATTAA
- a CDS encoding amidohydrolase family protein, with protein MDQRTTTTAYRARWVFPVERPPIEQGVVTVANGLIVGVGQQPVEGAAVVDLGNVALLPGLINAHTHLEFSLFNRPFGQRGTSFATWLKQVVAWRREQPAVLGQEEWALAQGLNEVRTTATAAIGEIATPLFSDCWRNQPTEQAGVIFLELLSLNPERVAPLLNLAVEFTRGTWEGNPQRGLSPHAPYTVHPELLAGAVELSRERQIPLTMHLAESREELELLDAQTGPLVELLHNLAAWYPESLRKGTRPLDYLRVLTNAHHALIAHGNYLQADEIAYVAEHRKRLTVVYCPRTQAYFDHDPYPLLQMLHAGARVAVGTDSRASNPDLSVWKELQQVRTTHANVSPEVILTMGTIAGAEALGKQSQHGTLSVGKRAELTIIQLPNEHGDAYEALFSGEQITHPIYRTGC; from the coding sequence ATGGACCAGCGGACCACTACGACTGCTTATCGCGCCCGCTGGGTTTTTCCTGTGGAAAGACCGCCGATTGAGCAGGGTGTGGTGACGGTTGCCAATGGGCTGATCGTGGGCGTGGGCCAGCAGCCGGTTGAGGGAGCGGCCGTAGTTGACTTGGGTAATGTCGCGCTGTTGCCGGGGCTGATTAACGCCCACACGCATTTGGAGTTCAGCCTGTTTAATCGGCCGTTCGGCCAGCGAGGAACCTCGTTCGCGACCTGGCTGAAGCAAGTGGTGGCCTGGCGACGCGAGCAGCCGGCGGTGCTTGGGCAAGAAGAGTGGGCGCTCGCGCAGGGGTTGAACGAAGTGCGAACGACAGCAACAGCGGCAATTGGCGAAATTGCTACGCCGTTGTTTTCTGACTGTTGGCGCAACCAGCCAACCGAACAGGCCGGCGTCATTTTTTTGGAGTTGCTAAGTTTGAATCCGGAGCGTGTGGCACCGCTCCTTAACCTGGCCGTGGAATTCACTCGCGGCACATGGGAAGGGAATCCGCAGCGAGGGTTAAGCCCGCATGCGCCTTACACGGTTCATCCCGAGTTGCTGGCCGGTGCAGTGGAACTATCCCGGGAACGACAAATTCCGCTGACGATGCATCTGGCCGAATCGCGGGAGGAACTGGAACTGCTGGATGCGCAGACTGGTCCACTCGTCGAACTGCTGCACAATCTGGCCGCCTGGTATCCCGAGTCCTTACGGAAAGGTACTCGGCCTCTCGACTACTTGCGCGTGCTCACCAATGCTCATCATGCCCTGATCGCCCACGGCAATTATCTGCAGGCGGATGAGATTGCGTATGTGGCGGAACATCGCAAGCGGCTAACGGTTGTCTACTGCCCGCGCACGCAGGCTTATTTCGATCACGATCCGTATCCCCTGCTGCAAATGCTCCATGCGGGAGCGAGAGTGGCAGTGGGAACCGATTCGCGGGCGAGCAATCCCGATCTGTCGGTATGGAAGGAACTGCAACAGGTACGGACGACGCATGCAAACGTGTCGCCTGAGGTAATCCTAACCATGGGAACGATCGCCGGAGCAGAGGCGCTCGGCAAGCAAAGTCAGCACGGCACCCTATCGGTCGGCAAACGTGCGGAATTAACGATAATTCAATTGCCGAATGAACATGGCGATGCCTACGAAGCGCTCTTCTCCGGTGAGCAGATTACTCATCCGATTTATCGAACAGGATGCTGA
- a CDS encoding ribose-phosphate diphosphokinase, with the protein MRELKIFSGQANRPLAKSICNFLHLPLAEITLGKFPDGENFCKIEEDIRGRDIFLVQPTCPPVNDNLMELLIMIDSCKRASAERITAVIPYFGYARQDRKDEGRVPITAKLVANLITRAGADRVLTMDLHSPQIQGFFDCPVDNLYAAPVLQEFASSLPFGEGERVVVSPDVGSIKRALGYAKRMGGKLAIVDKRRDNAMETRQEHIIGGPIEGKVAFMFDDMITTGGSICGAAARVHEAGAREIFVAATHGVLCGKAIEKIRDSKITTLAVCDTVPVPAEKRLPNLQVLSVAPLLAEAIKRIHHDQSISILFDKSDE; encoded by the coding sequence ATGCGTGAACTGAAGATCTTTTCCGGCCAGGCCAACCGACCTTTGGCCAAGAGCATTTGCAATTTTCTGCATTTGCCGCTGGCCGAAATCACGCTGGGCAAGTTTCCGGACGGCGAAAACTTCTGCAAGATCGAAGAAGACATTCGCGGCCGCGATATCTTTCTGGTGCAGCCCACCTGCCCACCCGTCAACGACAACTTGATGGAACTCCTAATCATGATCGACAGCTGTAAGCGGGCTTCGGCCGAACGCATTACAGCGGTCATTCCTTACTTTGGTTATGCCCGGCAAGACCGCAAAGACGAAGGGCGCGTACCGATCACCGCCAAGCTCGTGGCGAATCTCATCACCCGCGCTGGTGCCGACCGCGTACTGACGATGGACCTCCATTCGCCGCAGATTCAGGGCTTTTTCGATTGCCCGGTCGATAATCTTTACGCCGCACCGGTGCTGCAAGAGTTTGCTTCGTCACTGCCGTTTGGCGAAGGTGAGCGAGTCGTCGTCAGTCCCGATGTGGGCAGCATCAAGCGGGCTCTCGGATATGCGAAGCGGATGGGTGGCAAGTTAGCGATCGTCGATAAGCGCCGCGATAACGCCATGGAGACTCGCCAGGAACACATCATCGGCGGTCCCATTGAGGGAAAGGTCGCATTCATGTTCGACGACATGATCACCACCGGCGGTTCGATCTGCGGTGCTGCCGCCCGCGTACACGAAGCGGGAGCTCGCGAAATCTTCGTGGCGGCTACTCACGGCGTGCTCTGTGGTAAGGCTATCGAAAAGATCAGAGACTCGAAGATCACCACGCTGGCCGTCTGCGATACCGTTCCCGTACCCGCAGAAAAGCGACTGCCGAATTTGCAAGTTCTTTCGGTTGCCCCGCTCTTGGCCGAAGCCATTAAGCGGATTCACCACGACCAATCGATCAGCATCCTGTTCGATAAATCGGATGAGTAA
- the dapA gene encoding 4-hydroxy-tetrahydrodipicolinate synthase → MARKGSAFAGLWVAITTPLKNGQLDEAKLKEQVEFQIAAGTHGLCPVGTTGESPTLSHEEHERVISIVVQTARGRCKVMPGTGSNSTAEALRLTKWAAKEGADAALMVAPYYNKPTQEGFFQHYKAVAEQVGIPICVYNIPGRTGKNIEPETFVRLATLPNITCVKEATGSLDQASQILSSTDLTILSGDDSLTLPLLSVGGEGVISVVGNIVPKDMLALLNAYSQGDTKGAEKWHHKLFHLCRDMLGLSTNPIPLKAAMKMLGRDTGELRLPMTPLDAAGETKLKQTLVNYGLL, encoded by the coding sequence ATGGCGCGGAAAGGTTCGGCGTTTGCAGGTTTGTGGGTTGCGATTACCACCCCTCTTAAGAATGGCCAATTGGACGAAGCCAAGCTCAAGGAGCAGGTCGAGTTTCAAATCGCGGCCGGCACTCACGGGCTCTGCCCGGTTGGCACCACCGGCGAATCCCCCACCCTCTCGCACGAAGAACACGAGCGGGTCATTTCCATCGTCGTGCAAACGGCCCGCGGCCGCTGCAAAGTGATGCCGGGAACCGGTTCCAACAGCACGGCCGAAGCGCTGCGCCTGACCAAGTGGGCCGCCAAGGAAGGTGCTGACGCCGCACTGATGGTAGCTCCCTACTACAACAAGCCGACGCAGGAAGGTTTCTTCCAACATTACAAGGCTGTAGCGGAGCAAGTAGGTATTCCGATTTGCGTCTACAACATTCCGGGCCGCACTGGCAAGAACATTGAGCCTGAAACGTTCGTTCGTCTGGCCACATTGCCGAACATCACCTGTGTGAAAGAAGCCACCGGCTCGCTCGACCAAGCCTCGCAGATTCTCAGCAGCACCGATCTCACGATTCTCAGTGGCGACGACAGCCTGACGCTGCCACTCCTCTCGGTCGGTGGCGAAGGTGTCATCTCCGTGGTCGGCAACATCGTCCCCAAGGATATGCTCGCCCTGCTCAACGCTTATTCCCAGGGCGATACCAAGGGAGCCGAGAAGTGGCACCACAAGCTGTTCCACCTGTGTCGCGACATGCTGGGCCTCTCTACCAATCCAATTCCACTTAAGGCAGCCATGAAGATGCTCGGGCGCGACACGGGCGAATTGCGTTTGCCAATGACGCCCCTCGATGCCGCGGGCGAGACCAAGCTGAAGCAAACCTTGGTCAACTACGGGCTGCTGTAA
- the floA gene encoding flotillin-like protein FloA (flotillin-like protein involved in membrane lipid rafts), which translates to MIFDLLLLAQDGVPPAGDGAWFFWTVMAIVVVTGFILLIAAISFAAFGKIWFQAYMSDADVSMLALVGMWFRQVNMRIVVQAKIMAAQAGLDINRRTGISTARVEAHYLAGGNVMNVIHAIIAAHRAGIPLDFDQAAAIDLAGRDVLDAVRTSVHPKVIDCPDPRRSGNDTLAAVAKDGIELRVKARVTVRTNLARLIGGATEDTVIARVGEGIITSIGSSATHKDVLANPNRISKAVLDRGLDNQTAFEIVSIDIAHVVVGQNIGARLQADAAEADTRVARALAEQRRSEAVAHEQEMKAKVAENRAALVEAEAQVPLAMATAFQKGNLSTAN; encoded by the coding sequence ATGATTTTTGATCTGCTACTTCTCGCGCAAGATGGTGTGCCGCCAGCCGGCGACGGCGCTTGGTTCTTTTGGACGGTCATGGCCATCGTCGTGGTCACCGGCTTCATTCTGCTCATTGCCGCCATCTCGTTCGCCGCCTTCGGCAAGATCTGGTTTCAGGCTTACATGTCGGACGCCGACGTGAGCATGCTCGCCTTGGTCGGCATGTGGTTCCGGCAGGTCAATATGCGAATCGTCGTGCAAGCCAAGATCATGGCCGCCCAAGCCGGGTTGGATATCAACCGCCGCACAGGCATCAGCACCGCCCGCGTCGAAGCCCACTATCTGGCAGGCGGTAACGTGATGAACGTCATCCACGCTATCATCGCCGCCCACCGCGCGGGAATTCCCCTTGATTTCGATCAGGCAGCTGCCATCGACCTTGCCGGCCGCGATGTGCTTGATGCAGTCCGCACGAGCGTGCATCCCAAAGTCATCGACTGCCCCGACCCGCGCCGCAGCGGCAACGATACTCTGGCAGCCGTCGCCAAAGATGGCATTGAACTCCGCGTAAAGGCCCGCGTCACCGTGCGCACGAATCTTGCCCGCCTGATCGGTGGTGCAACGGAAGACACTGTGATTGCTCGCGTCGGTGAAGGGATCATCACCTCGATTGGTTCGTCAGCTACCCATAAAGATGTGCTCGCCAATCCGAACCGCATTTCCAAAGCGGTGCTCGATCGCGGGCTGGACAATCAAACCGCTTTCGAAATCGTGTCGATCGACATTGCCCACGTGGTCGTTGGTCAAAACATCGGTGCTCGCTTGCAAGCCGATGCTGCGGAAGCGGATACACGCGTCGCCCGCGCTTTGGCAGAACAACGTCGCAGCGAAGCCGTAGCCCACGAGCAGGAAATGAAAGCCAAAGTCGCCGAAAATCGGGCGGCACTCGTCGAAGCAGAAGCCCAGGTACCGCTGGCAATGGCCACGGCATTCCAAAAGGGAAATCTGTCGACGGCGAACTGA
- a CDS encoding SMP-30/gluconolactonase/LRE family protein, producing MLAWLLLAATFSGELVPADVALLETFRDEFVLITPGSGKFPADEKVKEPFAISRYEVTQNVWGVALGKNPSEWKGERNSCERFDFQEAKHFCERITSELRNRKLIGPKQEIRLPTSDEWNYAAAAGTKTKYSFGDDESQLGQFGWFHGNAAGNDPVVGAKKPNDWGLYDVHGYLWEWCTTEAGPVLRGGSWTDPADQLATAIVKKVAPETRGPHIGLRCVLAGEGITTAKFVAVAEPMKGVFAPVKQRAIIPETSKLEKLWAEGEFTEGPATAPDGSILFSDIGTKIFRFDPTTKQTKLFREPSGRSNGLLFDASGRLIACEGANTGGNRRISITTGIQGATDGKIETLADNFEGKRFNSPNDLAIDGQGRTYFTDPRYVGDDPRDLDFEAVFIVDAPTAGKKSNVRVATREVQKPNGILVSADGKTVFIADNNPKGNVQLVAMSVEPDGKLADKRVLFDFVSGRGIDGMTLDKAGNIYATAGTGKKAGIYVFSSSGEHLAFIATPGDPTNCTFGANQNEGAYLYITASTGPKNNGQDPKFGLFRILLPVQGQHVVKLMP from the coding sequence ATGCTTGCCTGGCTGTTGCTCGCTGCTACGTTCTCGGGCGAACTTGTCCCAGCAGATGTGGCGTTGCTCGAGACTTTTCGTGACGAGTTTGTACTAATCACGCCGGGATCAGGAAAGTTTCCCGCCGACGAGAAGGTTAAAGAACCGTTTGCCATTTCACGGTACGAAGTGACCCAAAACGTTTGGGGCGTCGCGCTCGGCAAGAATCCCAGCGAATGGAAAGGTGAACGCAACTCTTGCGAACGTTTCGATTTTCAGGAAGCGAAGCATTTTTGCGAACGCATTACTTCGGAACTCCGTAATCGAAAGCTGATCGGTCCCAAGCAGGAGATAAGGCTCCCCACGTCTGACGAATGGAATTACGCAGCCGCGGCCGGCACTAAAACGAAATACTCCTTTGGCGATGATGAAAGCCAACTCGGGCAGTTTGGCTGGTTCCATGGAAATGCCGCGGGCAACGATCCCGTCGTCGGCGCCAAGAAGCCGAATGATTGGGGCCTCTACGACGTGCATGGCTATTTGTGGGAATGGTGTACCACCGAAGCTGGGCCCGTGCTGCGAGGTGGTAGTTGGACCGATCCGGCCGACCAATTGGCAACGGCAATTGTGAAAAAGGTTGCCCCAGAAACGCGCGGCCCGCACATTGGTCTGCGCTGTGTGCTCGCAGGCGAAGGGATTACCACAGCGAAGTTCGTTGCCGTGGCCGAACCGATGAAAGGCGTTTTCGCGCCGGTAAAACAACGGGCGATTATCCCAGAAACGTCCAAGCTGGAAAAACTATGGGCCGAGGGTGAATTCACCGAAGGTCCAGCGACCGCGCCCGATGGCTCCATTTTGTTTTCGGATATCGGCACGAAGATTTTTCGCTTCGACCCGACGACCAAACAAACGAAGCTCTTTCGCGAACCCAGTGGCCGGAGCAATGGCTTGCTGTTCGATGCCAGTGGCCGGCTGATTGCCTGCGAAGGAGCCAACACTGGCGGCAATCGACGGATTTCGATCACCACGGGCATTCAGGGGGCGACCGACGGCAAGATTGAAACACTGGCAGACAACTTTGAAGGGAAGCGTTTCAATAGCCCGAATGACTTGGCCATTGATGGTCAGGGGCGCACCTATTTCACCGATCCACGTTACGTCGGTGACGATCCGCGCGATCTGGATTTTGAAGCAGTCTTCATCGTCGACGCGCCAACTGCTGGAAAAAAGAGCAACGTCCGCGTGGCCACTCGCGAAGTGCAAAAGCCGAATGGAATTCTGGTTTCAGCAGATGGTAAGACGGTCTTCATCGCCGACAACAATCCCAAGGGTAACGTGCAACTGGTGGCGATGAGCGTCGAGCCTGATGGCAAGCTCGCCGACAAACGGGTGCTGTTCGATTTCGTCAGCGGCCGCGGCATCGATGGCATGACGCTCGACAAAGCGGGCAATATCTACGCCACGGCTGGCACCGGCAAAAAAGCAGGAATCTACGTGTTCTCGTCCAGCGGCGAGCATCTGGCGTTTATCGCCACTCCTGGTGACCCGACCAATTGCACCTTCGGCGCGAACCAAAATGAAGGTGCTTACCTCTATATCACCGCCTCGACCGGACCGAAGAACAATGGCCAGGATCCCAAGTTCGGGTTGTTTCGCATCTTGCTGCCGGTGCAAGGTCAACACGTAGTGAAGTTGATGCCGTGA
- a CDS encoding glutathione peroxidase codes for MSKWNTLLLTGVVAACISTVYAADKAPTAEKAPAVLEHKVKNIAGQEVDLSKYKGKVLLVVNVASRCGLTDQYEQLQGLHDKYSDKGLAVMGFPCNQFGKQEPGSEADIAAFCTKDYGVKFDMFSKLNVNTIKKDGKVIEEADPFYQSLTSTETKPAGKGNITWNFEKFVIGRNGEVVARFAPRTSPDDAEVVKVIEAELAKK; via the coding sequence ATGTCGAAGTGGAATACCTTGCTCCTTACCGGTGTTGTTGCAGCGTGCATCAGCACTGTTTACGCCGCCGATAAAGCGCCTACCGCCGAAAAGGCCCCTGCTGTGCTCGAACACAAAGTGAAAAATATTGCCGGGCAAGAAGTCGATCTGTCGAAGTACAAGGGAAAAGTGCTGCTGGTGGTTAATGTCGCCAGCCGCTGCGGCTTGACCGACCAATATGAACAACTTCAAGGACTGCACGATAAGTACAGCGACAAGGGCTTGGCCGTGATGGGTTTCCCTTGCAATCAATTCGGCAAGCAAGAGCCCGGTTCAGAGGCTGATATCGCCGCCTTTTGCACGAAGGATTACGGCGTGAAGTTCGATATGTTCTCGAAGCTCAACGTCAACACGATCAAGAAGGACGGCAAAGTGATCGAGGAAGCCGACCCGTTTTATCAGAGCCTGACTTCGACCGAAACGAAGCCAGCCGGTAAGGGAAACATCACCTGGAATTTCGAGAAGTTCGTTATCGGTCGCAATGGCGAAGTGGTCGCCCGCTTTGCTCCCCGCACTTCACCCGACGATGCCGAAGTAGTGAAGGTGATCGAAGCCGAACTGGCCAAGAAATAA
- a CDS encoding phosphoribosylformylglycinamidine synthase subunit PurQ has product MATPRVLILRAPGSNCDQETAFAFETAGAKAEVVHLNRLLERPVLAADFQILSIPGGFSYGDDIAAGRIFGNQIRHHLRDTLQEFRAAGKLILGICNGFQILIKSGILLPDRADEPQATLTLNDSGKFEDRWIWLRTASQKCVFLQGIESMYLPIAHAEGKFIARDEATLNQLDSAGQLTLRYDLPQDGSAPDAKLTEAGLLPYPLNPNGAQRNVAGLCDDTGRVFGLMPHPERHIDPTHHPRWTRELRERGDGVAVFENAVRFFG; this is encoded by the coding sequence ATGGCAACTCCGCGCGTGTTGATCTTGCGGGCCCCGGGAAGCAATTGCGACCAGGAAACAGCTTTCGCGTTTGAAACCGCCGGCGCTAAGGCCGAGGTGGTGCATCTCAATCGTCTTCTCGAGCGCCCCGTCCTGGCCGCCGATTTTCAGATCCTCAGCATTCCCGGCGGTTTCAGCTATGGCGACGATATCGCCGCGGGGCGGATCTTCGGCAACCAGATTCGTCATCACTTGCGCGACACGCTGCAGGAATTTCGCGCTGCAGGAAAACTGATCCTGGGAATTTGCAACGGCTTTCAAATCTTGATCAAGTCCGGCATCTTGCTTCCCGATCGCGCGGATGAGCCGCAAGCTACGCTTACTCTCAACGACAGCGGCAAGTTCGAAGATCGTTGGATTTGGCTACGCACCGCCAGCCAGAAATGCGTCTTCTTGCAGGGGATCGAATCGATGTACCTGCCGATCGCACATGCCGAAGGAAAGTTCATCGCCCGCGACGAAGCCACGCTCAATCAGTTGGATTCCGCCGGGCAACTCACGTTGCGATATGACCTGCCTCAAGATGGCTCCGCCCCGGATGCGAAGTTGACGGAAGCAGGGTTGCTCCCCTACCCCCTGAATCCTAATGGCGCGCAGCGCAATGTTGCCGGTTTGTGTGATGACACCGGCCGCGTCTTCGGTTTGATGCCGCACCCCGAACGCCACATCGATCCGACGCATCATCCGCGCTGGACTCGCGAACTGCGCGAACGGGGCGATGGCGTGGCTGTATTCGAGAACGCAGTCCGCTTCTTCGGCTAA
- a CDS encoding universal stress protein — protein sequence MQAKKILLPVDFSTAGEAALKMATMLARDGGGTLIILHVEEPPMAYGGGELYYGLVEPDRTELSRMLHEIKPSDPSIPVVYRLVTGDPATSVVQAAEEEGVDFIVVGSHGRTGLGRLLMGSVAESIVRHAKCPVVTVKAPAPAPKKA from the coding sequence ATGCAAGCCAAAAAGATTTTGTTGCCAGTCGATTTTTCCACAGCGGGAGAAGCAGCGCTCAAGATGGCGACGATGCTCGCCCGCGACGGCGGCGGCACGCTGATTATTTTGCATGTGGAAGAACCGCCCATGGCCTATGGCGGCGGCGAACTTTATTACGGACTCGTCGAGCCCGATCGAACCGAACTCTCGCGCATGTTGCACGAGATCAAGCCTTCCGATCCCAGCATCCCGGTTGTCTATCGCCTGGTAACGGGCGACCCGGCAACATCCGTGGTACAAGCAGCTGAAGAAGAAGGGGTCGACTTTATCGTCGTAGGGTCTCATGGACGAACCGGTCTCGGCAGGCTCTTGATGGGGAGCGTTGCCGAATCGATCGTGCGGCATGCCAAGTGTCCTGTCGTCACAGTCAAGGCACCAGCCCCTGCACCGAAGAAGGCATAA
- a CDS encoding phage holin family protein encodes MATDFRSDRPASANSLPESNSAPSMTHLVSGIITDAQDLMKQQLALFRTEVKEDVRKTKQAVISLVTGLALVSVGGTLLSFMLVYALQATTELPLWGCFGAVGGLLAAGGGLVFYGALRKFNEFNPLPDESARALKENVQWITQQR; translated from the coding sequence ATGGCGACCGACTTCCGATCTGATCGCCCGGCGTCAGCTAATTCGCTGCCAGAGTCAAACTCTGCCCCGAGTATGACGCACTTGGTGAGTGGAATTATCACCGACGCGCAAGATCTGATGAAGCAGCAGTTGGCTTTGTTTCGTACCGAAGTGAAAGAAGACGTACGGAAAACCAAGCAAGCCGTCATCTCGCTGGTCACTGGTCTGGCGCTAGTTTCGGTCGGCGGTACGCTGTTGTCCTTTATGCTGGTTTACGCACTCCAGGCAACGACGGAGTTGCCATTGTGGGGCTGCTTTGGAGCTGTTGGCGGCCTGCTCGCTGCTGGCGGCGGACTCGTCTTCTATGGTGCCCTGCGGAAGTTTAACGAATTCAATCCCCTGCCGGACGAATCTGCCCGAGCGCTGAAGGAGAATGTGCAATGGATCACTCAGCAGAGATGA